The Priestia koreensis genomic interval AAGCCCAACAAAGTAAAGCTATTGAAGCCATTGCGTTTGATCACAAAGCAGATATTATTGCTTCTATTGCCGCAGCAATGGGTGTTATTGTGTCCATCGTTGGTAAACAAGAGAAAATTCATTTTCTTCTATATGGAGATAAAGTAGCCAGCATTTTCGTTGCCTTTTTGATTTTCCGTATTTCTTGGCAAATGATGAACGAGGCCTTTCAGATTTTAATGGAACGAAACGTGGCACCAGATCTTTTAGAGGAATTTACTGCAACGATTGAATCATTTCCTGAAGTAAAACGAATTGATCTTATTCGCGCACGTGAGCACGGACACTACATATTAGTAGATGTTCGCATCTCAATTGACCACTTCAAAACGATCAAACAAGGGCACGACTTAGGACGAGAAATTAAAAAGGTACTGATGGCCAAAAATGATCACATTCAGGAAGTACTTATTCACTTAAACCCCTATTTTCCCGAATAAAAAAAGCGACAGGAGCTAATTCCTGTCGCTTTTCGTTTATTTCTGGTCTGTTTCACTCGTTGTTTTCTCTTTTTCACTTTCTTTATCTGAGGTTGTTGTATCCTCATCGTGATTGTAGTTATATTTCGAGCGATCTACAGGCTTAAATCCTTTTGGTTCGTAGAAACGTAATAAATCTCCGTATACTACTTTGTCTGAAAGATTAAGTCGTTTTTGAGCGATTTCTGAATAACGTTTTGTCTCATCGTTCGCTTCAATACGCTCACCTGTTTGCATATTGTAATACTTATCGTTAATAGAAGCAGTCGTTGGACTTACGTAGTCTCCGTTACGGAACGGAACGACCGGTGAATGTTCTTTCGACATTAAGTCTGTACCAAACTGAATGTAATCTTCTGTATCAATTCCTAGTAAGTGTAGGAGTGTTGGAAGAACGTCAATTTCACCACCGTACTGGTGTTGAATACCACCCTTCATACCCGGTACACGAATATAAAGAGGTACTTTTTGCAAGTTAGCATTATCTAGTGGCGTAATTTCTTTACCTAAAATTTGAGACATTGCTTTGTTGTGGTTCTCTGAAATACCATAGTGATCACCATATAAAACAATGACAGAGTTGTCGTATAGACCAGATTTCTTCAGATAATCAAAGAAATCTTTTACTGATTCATCTAAGTAACGCGCTGTTTGGAAGTAGCGGTCAACTGATCCATCCCCTGTTGTTGCTGGTCCAATGGTAGCTTCGCTATCTTCGATTGGATAAGGGAAATGGTTAGAAAGCGTAATAAACTTCGTATAGAACGGTTGCTTTAATGACTCTAGCATCGGAATAGACTCTTTAAAGAATGGTTTATCTTTTAGTCCGTAGTTCACAACGTCTTTTGAATTCATGTCGTAGTAACTAGCATCAAAGAAGTGATCAAAACCGATAGATTTGTAGATTTCATCACGATTCCAGAATGTTTTATAGTTACCGTGGAAGACTGCTGATGTATACCCGCGCTGACCTAGAATAGCTGGTGCAGCTTGGAGAGTATTCTGTCCCTTCGTTGAGAAAACAGATCCCTGTGGCAATCCAAACATGGAGTTTTCTAACATAAATTCTGCGTCAGACGTTTTACCTTGACCTGTTTGGTGATAGAAGTTATCAAAGTATAACGTATTTTGGTCTTTTGTTAATGAGTTTAAAAACGGTGTAACTTCTTGTCCGTTTAACTTGTAATTAATTAAGAAGTTTTGGAAAGATTCAAGGTGAACATAAATTACGTTCATTCCTTTCGCTTTTCCGAAATATGCTTTGTTTGGCTCTGCGTACGTAGCTTTTGTAAAGTTACTTACCTCTGTTACGTCATTACTGTCTGCGAGTGCACGCTGTGCTGATGACTTCGTGCTCTGAATTGCATCATAAATGGTGTAGTTGTAAGCACCTAAGTACTTCACAATGTAGTTACGGTCAAACGTTCTTGTTAATAATTGTGGACGATCTGATTCAGCTAACGCAAGGTTTGTGCTGAAAAACAAAATCCCTAGCAAGAACACGCCCGTAATTTTTCTACCACTCAAGCGAACAGGCTGTGGTTTCGCAACCTTGAACACAACAAGTGCAAGTAGAATGAAAGTATCTAAGAAATAAAGAGGGTCATATCCAGATAAAAGCTCTAGAATACTACCACCTAAATCCCCAAAGTTCTTTGTCTGTGTAAGCGTTGGAATCGTAATAAAATCGTTAAAGAAACGATAATAAACAACATTTGCATAAAGTAGGATCGACATAAGGAGATTTAAAATAATCATCCAGATGTAAGAACGTCTTCCTTTCGCAAATAACGCAAACCCAAAGAAGAGAATTGCTGAACTAATAGGGTTCATAAAAAGTAAAAACTTTTGCATGTCGTTATCGATACCTAAGTTAAACTCCGCACGATAAGCAGCGTAAGTTTTTAGCCAAAATAGTACGACAGCTAAAAAGAAGAAACCAAGATGCTTATTTAATACATGTTGGTCTCTCGATAGCAGGTTTTTCATTTTCACACCTCTTACTAATTATTAAATTTTCAACGTGGCTTGTAGGATTGAAATTACCTCATCAATCCTTCTAAGCGGCGACAATCTGTTCTTCACTTAACACACTCTACTTCTATTAAGACGAATAGAACGGCTAAAAAGTTTCAAAATGTTAGCACATTAGAGGCAAGACGGTAACAGAAGGTTCATAACGTCCCAAATAAACATTGTACACAGAAACGTGTAAAAAACAAATAAAAATCTTATGAATCTATATTTCTACGGACAACTCTCATTAAATAGTAGCAGATTTTCGTCAAAAAAGCGAAGGTTCTTCCTTGATAAAATTCCTACAAAATTTTACTTTTTTCTATCTATTCCCTTTTTTACAAACAAATAAGCCTCCAAATATGTGGAAGGCTTATTCGTGTAAAAAATTGTGCTTAGCAATTATTTGTTGGATGCTAAATTCATTCTTCTTTTCTTTGGAGAATCCTGATAAAAATAGGACAATGTAATAACGAGATAGATACACATTGTAATAACCGTTTGAATGATTGACGTTGTAAACAAAATTCCGAAGAAAATAGCAATGATACAAATTAGAGCAAACCATGTTGTATACGGAAACCATTTCACATGGTATTTTTGAACATCAACATCACCCTTGCTTCGTGAACGAAGATGAGCCAATGTAATGAAGAACCAAATAAATAGCACTGTATAGCTTAATGATCCCATTAAGTAGTTAAAGGTTTGGTCTCCCGCTACAAAGGAAATTAACACGCCTAAATATAAAGCGGCCGTACACGTAATCACCGCTACAAACGGCACTCGTTTCTTAGAAAGCTTTGAAAATATTTTAGGCACTTTTCCATCTTCAGACTGTGTAAATAATACACGAGATGATGCATACAATCCTGAATTCATAGACGAGAAAATCGCTAACAAAATGATGGCATTCATAATATCACTTGCGTACGGAATACCAATGCTATCAAATACGATGACAAAAGGACTCTGTGACGACTCGTTTACTTTATCCCAAGGCATCAAGCTGACGATAATAAGGAACGGCAGAACGTAAAACCCAACGATACGTACGAACGTATTTCGAATTGCTTTTGGAATCACTTTTTCGGGATTCTGAGCTTCGGCAAGCGTTACTCCGATCATTTCGGTTCCACCATACGAATATACGACCACAAGCATTGCTGCAATTAATCCTTTTGTGCCATGTGGGAAAAATCCGTCGTGAGCAGTTAAGTTAGCAAATCCTGTTGGTTCATGACCTTGAAACGGAACAAATAGCAGCAATACACCGAAAATAATGAACAAGACAATGACTGCAATCTTAACGGATGCCATCCAGTACTCCGCCTCAGCAAACAGCTTTACGGAAAAAACATTTAAAAGAGTGATAAGGATCGCAATTAATAAAACTAATAGCCAAGTCGGCACGGAAGGGAACCAGTATTGAATGAACATTGCAGCAACAATTCCTTCCGCTGCAATATTTAGCACCCACATTTTCCAGTAAATCCAATCCAAGAAGTGTGCTGAAAAATTCCCTAAAATAGGTTGTACCAAATCACGAAATGTTCGAGCATTGGGATTTTTCACAGCCATCTCTGCGAGTCCCTGCATAATAAATAAAAGAATAATTCCACCAATTAAATACGCTACGATAACGGCGGGACCTGCAATGTCAATCGCTGCGCTACTTCCTTTAAACAGCCCTGCTCCAATTGCACCTCCAAGAGCTAGCATCATGATGTGCCTTGCTTGCAATGTTCGTTTTAGCTGTTGATTACCTTTTTCCATAAGCTTCTCCTTTCACTCATCACTTTTATAGGGTGTCATATGTTACGTAGATCAATTCGAGATCAATAAAAAAAGGCCAATCGTCTCTTTAATGAAAGAGACGATTGGCCTTCAACCGCGGTACCACTCTTTTTGATCTAATGATTATTAGATCCAGCTTGTATGGCCTGTTAACGAAGGCAAACCGTCAAAACTTAAAAGGATAACATTCCGTTCTGCTTTTCCACTTACAAGCGAGTTCAAAGATTTCTTTGGCTGCGTTCCACCACCCCGCAGCTCTCTGGTAACAAAGAAAAAACTTTTACTACTCTTGATCGTCGTGTTTGTTTATATGTTGTAAAACTATTTTATTAATAAGTATTTTCAAAATATATATATTTTTTTCAGACTTGTCAACCATTTTTTTAGAATAGTTAAAATTGGTAGTTAATAAAGAAAGCGATTGCATAAAAACGAAAGCGTGTTCATTCTATTTTATTGATTATATCTAGCAATCATCTCCCTTTCCTTACTAATACATACCTTCTTTTCATTCCTGCCTAAAACAGAAAAATGATGTTGAGAAATAGTTTCACAACTTAAGTTGGATATAAAGATTTCTGAATATATTGTATATTTAACATCAATGACGATTTTTTACAGAGAGGAGAATGAGTACATGAAAAAAAATGAAAACAAGTTGCAGACACGGCATATTTCAATGATTTCGATTGGCGGAATTATTGGCGCTGGTCTATTTGTTGGAAGTGGTAGCGTCATTAACGCAACGGGACCAGGTGCTATTCTTTCTTATGCAATTGCTGGTTTTCTCGTTGTGCTTCTTATGAGAATGCTTGGAGAAATGGCGGTCACCAATCCGGACAGCGGTTCGTTCTCCACCTATGCGAAAGAAGCAATTGGCCCTTGGGCAGGGTATACGGTTGGATGGCTTTACTGGTTTTTTTGGGTTATTGTCGTTGCAATTGAAGCTACGGCTGGTGCAGCAATCGTCCATGAATGGGTCCCCCAGCTTCCCATTTGGTTACTGAGTCTTATTTTAACGTTTTTATTAACTCTTTCAAATTTAGTTTCCGTCAAGTCATTTGGTGAATTTGAGTACTGGTTTTCGATGATTAAAATTTTAGCGATCATTGCCTTTATGGGAATTGGGATTGCCATTATTTGCGGGATTTTTCCTAACGTTCCTTCACCAGGAACGTCGAATTTATTTGGCCATGGTGGCTTTATTCCAAACGGTGGTACGTCCGTCTTTATCGGTGTGATAACCGTGGTGTTCTCATACTTCGGAACCGAAATTGCAGCCATTGCAGCCGGCGAAGCCAAATCTCCTCAGAAGTCCCTCTCCATTGCGATTAACAGCGTGATTTGGCGAATTTTACTATTCTATATTGGATCTATTACCGTGCTCGTCACCCTTCTCCCATGGAATCAAGGAAGCTTGCTAAAAAGCCCTTACGTAACGATGCTAAAAATGGCGAACATTCCTGGCGCAGCAGAAATTATGAATGTTGTGATCTTAGTTGCTGTCCTATCCTGTCTAAACTCAGCCCTTTACACCAATTCAAGAATGATTCATTCATTAGCTAAAAAAGGACAAGCTCCTCGTGCTTTTGCAAAAGTGAATAGTCGTGGTGTTCCTATTAGAGCCGTTTGGATTAGCACGATCGCTTCTTACATATGTGCTATTTTTAGCTTTGTGTCACCTGACAAATTGTTTTTATTCTTAATTAACTCTTCCGGTGCGATTGGTTTAATTGTTTATTTAAGCATCGCCATTTCTCATCTACGACTGCGTAAAAACACACCAAAGAAAAACTTGCCAGCCATGAAAATGTGGCTCTTCCCTTACTTAAACTATTTTACGATTGCCGCGATTACCATCATTTTAATCTCAATGGCTTTCATTGAATCGTTACGTTCTCAAATCTTCTTAACGCTCCTCGTAACAGGGCTTGTTATTTTTTCATACTTTTTTGTACGCAGAACTCCTGTCAGCACCCAGCACGTTCCTCCACCAACGGTAGGCGAGAAAATAACAGACTAATTGTTTAGGGCAGCTCATGAGCTGTCCTATTAGCATGTTTCCGCTTGTAAAACCACTTCAAACAACATATTCATGTGTTTTCACTCCTCATTGACAACTTTTTTCAATGTCGTTATTATTTTCACTATACCAACCAGACGGTTTAGTTTAGGAGTGAATAGCTAGTGTCAAAACGAAATGAGATCTTAAAAGCAGCTTCAGCGGTCATCGCATCTCAAGGACTATCGAACCTAACGCTTGATGCAGTAGCAAAAGAAGCGGGCGTAAGTAAAGGTGGTCTTCTTTATCATTTTCCAAGCAAGGATGCGCTCATTGAAGGAATGAGTCGCTTTGCTATTGATGAATTTAATCAGGAGGTAGAAAAGGAACAAGAGCAAACAAAGTCGTTCATTCAAGCGTATGCTCAAGCAACCCTTAACGACCTAGATCATCCCCAATCATTAAATTTGGATACGAGTCTGCTAGCTGCCATTGGAAACAATCATGACTTGCTGCATCCTTGGCAGGAGCAATATGAAAAGTGGGATAAGCAAATCCGAAACGGTGGCGAAAACGTGGATTTATCGCTTATTATTCGCTTCGTTTGCGATGGCTTATGGTTTAGCAAAATGTTTGGCCTTCAGCCAGTAGAAAAGGAACGCCAAGACCGCATGATGAAATACTTGTTTACTTTGCTAGAAAAGGAGTCGAACGTATGATTAGCTATTTTACGCTAGCCCTTGCGATTGTAGCAGAAGTGTTCGGGTCTTCTATGTTAAAAGCATCAAACGGTTTTTCTCGCGTTCTCCCAATCGTAGGGATTGCAGCGGGCTATGCCATTGCTTTTTATTCTCTTTCAATTGCGTTAAAAGGACTGCCACTCGGGATGGTTTATGCCACATGGTCTGGAGTAGGTACGATTTTGACCGTGTTGACGGGGATTTTATTTTTCCAAGAAACGATTAATCAAAAAGGTGCACTTGGAATTTTCATTTTATTAGTTGGTATTACCTTATTAAATTTCACAAAATAAAGGAGCTCACAATATGAAAGGTGCTTTTTATCTTGCACTTGCCATTGTTGCCGAAACATTTGGTTCAACAATGTTAAAGTATTCAAACGGCTTTACCATTCTTCTTCCGTCTATAGGAGTTGCGATCGGATATCTAATCTCATTTATTTCTCTAAGCCTTGCCTTAAAAAGTATTCCTCTTTCGTCCGCCTATGCCACTTGGTCAGGTGTGGGAACGGCGCTTACGGCTATTTTAGGTGTCATTCTGTTTAATGAACATATGAGTCTAATGAAAGTGCTGGCTCTTATGCTTGTGATCGTCGGCATTGTCATTCTGAATACATCACAGTCAACCGAAAAACAAAAATCAATTTAGAACGAAAAAAAACATAGGCATCGCCTATGTTTTTTAATCGTCGCTATTTAACACACCTAAAATACGAAGTACGTATAAGAATAGGTTAATAAAGTCTAAATATAAATTAAGTGCTAAAAGTGGAACCGCTTCTTCAGAAATTCCATGTTGTTTCATTTGATTGAAGTCATATAAAATATATAAACTAAACACTACCGCACCAATCATTGAAAAGATTAGAACACCCGTGCTTGTCATTGGGCTGAACATCGCAATAATACTTCCAACAATTAATGCCAGCACCGCTACTAATAAGAACGAACCAAGGAATGATAGATCCTTTTTCGTTTTTGCTCCGATAAAACCAAAAACGATAAATGTTCCTGCTGAAATACCAAACGCCGTTAAAACAATGTTAGCACCTGTTTGTGACAAATAATAGCTAATCGTCGGATAAAGCGTAATTCCTGAAATAAACGTAAATACGTAAACAAACGCATAACCAACCATTTTCTTTTTACGTAACCAAAAGGCAGCGATTAACATTCCAATTTCCACAACGGCTAACGGTAACATAAACGCCGTTGGAACGTATTGTCCTACATATAGACCAACTGTTGCAATTAAAAGTGAGATGATAAACGTTACCAACACTTTTTGAAACAGTGAACGACTTTGTACGTGTAAAGCTTCCATAAACATCCTCCTTTTATCAAGTACATTCATACATAAAAGGTTATAAAAAACCTTCTAATCTCTATTATATACATTTATCCCTTAGTTTTACAGAAAGATCATTTCTTCTTAAAAAATCCATTCAATAGCTGTGAGTGCAAGTCCAATCATAAATCCACACACTGCTCCATTTACGCGAATCCACTGAATGTCCTTCCCAATCTTGTTCTCAACCATGTTAATGAGCGTTTCATTATCAAGCTTATCCAAATTTTCTTGTACGAGGGAACCAATTTTTTCATGATTCTCTTCAATGAGGTTCGTAATCTGCTGATGAACCCATTGCTCCATTTTATTCAGACGTTCTTCGTCCTGCTTAAGCTTTTGTAGCATATTCGCAAGGAACGGAAGAACATACGTGTCTGTATAGGCAGGGTCATGAATAAAACGCAATGCTTTTTCTTTGCCCTGATTCAGCATGTCAGTAAGCGCTTGGGTCATATTCATATCCGTAACAAATTGATCCTTCAAAGAGTTTACTTCTGAGATCATAGAATCGTTTGTTTTAGCTTTTTCCAGCTCTTCGCGAACCCGGCTTAAAATAGCGTGACGATTCGGATTATCTTCTTCCTTCATACTACCAAGAATGCTAAGTAATAAGCTTTGTAGAATGCCGCCAAGCTTTTCCTCGTTTAAGAAACTTTGAAATGATTTTAACGCAAACTGTAAAATACCATCAAGCTTAATATTATCAAGCGCCTCTAACGCAATTCTTCCTAGGCGCAGACTTGTTTCTTCTTTTCTTCCCCACTCTTCCACACGGTCAAGTATATAGTCGAGTGCTTTTTGATCATACTCTTTGCGAATGACCTGTTCAATAAGACCTTCAATCACACGCTTCATATCAAACGAGTGGAGCGCTTTTCTCAGCTCTTTCTCGACAAGAGGAACAAGCTTTTCCACCTCAATCTTTTGCACAAACTGTTCGCTTACAGAAACAATTCCTTTCCGCAACGATTCAGACGTAATCTGCTTTTCTGCCACGGAAATAAATCGATCAGTAAAACTCACCTTCTGAATTTTATCTTGAATGCTTTCTTTTGATAGCCATTCATCTTTCACAACGCTCACAATCGCATTGGTCATTTTCTTACGGTTTTTAGGTAGAAGTGCGGTATGTGGAATGGGCAGACCTAACGGATGACGAAACAAGGCTGTTACCGCAAACCAATCGGCTAAACCACCGACAAGACCTGCTTCAAATCCACCTTGAAGAAGCTGTCCCCACCACGCCCCTTGTAGAGGCATCGTCGCCACAAATCCTGCTCCCATAATACCTAACGAGATACTAGCAAGATGCTTTGATTCATATTTTTTCTCTGATTTCATTTTGTTCATCCTTTTATTATGTTAATACGGACCTATTTAAATTTTACCTAAAAAGAGACAACCTCTCAACTTTCGTTGTCTCTTACATTCTTTTAAAGGGATAGTAGCGGGTGCGGGTTATGAACGATAAATTCCCCGTCCACTACATCTACTTCAATATCTTTCATATAACGCCAATCAGCTTGGTTCACTAAAACTGTAATACCACTTATCTCTTCTGTTAAATCCCCATCTTGAGGAGAAAGAGCGAGACTAAACGAATACTGATATTGGTTGCAGCATTCGCTCTTAATACGAATACGCAAAAAACCTTCTTCTCCTAGCTCTTGGTGAAGCGCCTGAACATAGTTGGCTGCTCGTTCTGTAACTTTCATCATCTGTCATCTCCCTTACCGTTAAGTATATACAATCACTACCCGATAGAAAAGTATTGTCAAATAGGCATTTTTCTTATTTTTTTGATTTTTCCGTGAATAAACTATTTACAAATTATGCATATTATAATATAGTGAATTTACTTAATGCTTTTAAAGGAGGAATGTATGATGAAAAACATGTTAACGAATATCTCAACTAATTTCATATCACAGCCCTCTATGGAGAAAAGCATATAAGATCCTTTTAATGACTTGTAATGTTGATGATCCGTAGGCTGTGAGCATAAGCCAACGGTTTTTTAATTTATATAGGGGTCGTTTCCCTATGCATGGAGACCGGTGAGCCGGTCTCTTTTTTTATGATCTACATTCAATCATTGGAGGAATTAATTTGAATTTAACACAATTAGGCTGGAACGAATCATTTAATCAGAACTTTTCATCTTATCAAAAAGAGGGTTACACGGTAGGTCGTGTAGCGCTTGAACATAAACGAATATACCGCGTCCTCACTGAGCATGGTGAGCTCTTATCTGAAATTACAGGAAAAATGCGTCACGATGCTATCGAACGTGAAGACTTCCCAGCAGTTGGTGACTGGGTTGTGATTAGCCCTAGAGTTACTGAACAAAAAGCATCCATTCATGCGGTTCTACCACGAAAAAGCAAGTTCTCTCGTAAAAAGGCAGGTAACACAACAGAAGAACAAATTGTCGCAGCAAACGTCGATACGATCTTCATCGTAAACGCACTGAACACGGATTTTAATTTACGACGAATTGAGCGGTATTTACTGTTGGCCTGGGAAAGCGGCGCAAACCCTGTCATTATCTTAAGTAAAGCCGATCTTTGCGGTGATGTTATGAGCAAAATTGAAGAAGTCGAAAGTATTGCGATGGGTGTACCCATTCACGCTATTAGCGCTGAATCTGGAACAGGGTTAGACGAACTTGCCACCTACCTTCAAGAAGGCAACACCGTCGCTCTATTAGGATCGTCAGGTGTTGGAAAATCCACTTTAACGAATGCACTTTACGGTGCATACAAGCAGGAAGTGAACACAATTCGTGAAGATGATGACAAAGGTCGCCATACGACTACTCACCGAGAATTAGTGCTCATACCAAGCGGAGGCCTTCTCATTGATACACCAGGAATGAGAGAGCTACAGCTATGGGAAGCGGATGAAGGGCTCAGCCATAGTTTTTCAGATATTGAAGAGCTGACGACACAATGTCGTTTTCGGGATTGCAAGCATAAAGGAGAGCCAGGATGCGCCATCCAGCAGCACCTAGAAAATGGCTCACTGGACGCTAGTCGTTATCAGAGCTATCTGAAGCTTCAAAAAGAGCTGGCATTTCTCGCTCGAAAAGAAAATCAGCGTGCTGCTCTTGCTGAAAAAGCGAAATGGAAGAAGCTTGCGGGTGACAGAACAAAATTTAATCGAAAATAAGAAGACCCCCGTGTATTCCCTACACGGGGGCTTTTTTATATCGTAAGCGGAACCTTCACAATGACCTTAAATAAATCGCCGTCAATTTCAATGTTCATTTTACCGCCGTGAAGATCAACAATGGATTGAGCAATCGCTAGACCTAGCCCTGACCCTTCGGTGTTACGCGATGCATCAGCTCGCTTAAAGCGTTCGACGAGCTCTGCGGCATCTTCATTTAATTCATATTTTGCCACATTTTTCACAACAAACTCTGCTACGTCTCCTACCTTTTTCAGTGATACATAGACTCTTGTTCCTTCAAGCGCATACTTACTCGCATTAACAATTAAGTTATCGAGAACCCGCCACCACTTTTGTCCATCAACATAAGCAAGTAACGGTTCAGTCGGAGTCGTCACCTTTAGTGACAGGCTTGCCTTCTCCATTTGCTCCTGATGCTCTGCAAGGGCCTGCTGAAGCAATTTTGTTAAATCAATTCGCTGCTTTTGTAATTCCAAATTGCCGCTTGCCATTTTAGATACTTCAAATAAATCTTCGATGAGCGTTTTTAAGCGCTGTGATTTTCGGTCCAGAACTTCTACATAATGATGACGATCTTCTTCCGTAAGATCTGGATTTTTCAATAAATCCGTATACGTAATAATCGAAGTCAAAGGTGTGCGCAGATCGTGACTCACATTTGTAATCAGTTCGGTTTTTAAGCGTTCGCTCTTTGCCTGTTCCTTCTTCGATACGTGAATACCTTCTTTCATCTGATTTAACATTGTCGCCTGCTTCGCAAAAATAGAGTTCCCCTTCACTTCTACAGGATCATTTAACGTGCCCGTTGCAATTTGATTTGTTGCAATCATGAGCTTATTTAAGTAACGAATGCGATGAAAGACGATAAATAGCGCTGGAAGACCAATAACAAGAACACATATGATGTAGACTAAAACCATCTCTGGCATCGCGAATACTAATGATGTTCCGACACCCCACATAAATAGAACAAACAGTATGATCGCCACTTGAAAAGCGATTGGTGAATCTGAAAAAGCTTCACGCAACATTTGAAACGGCTTAACAATTAACAACCTCCATGCGCGCATAAAGGCGCTTGTGTTCCATTCTTCTCTCAGATTCTTTCCTTCTTTTAGTTCCTCTATTAGCCACACCGTTTGCAAGATTCCGAAGTAGATAAGTAACGTCCCTATTAGTAATGCAAGGAAGAACTCTAGAAAAAAATCTAAGTTCGTGTTGACATGAAAGGCTGAACTTCCCCCCCATAGGGATACTGGTAGAACTAACAACATCGTGAAAAGCCACAGAACTACTTTGACATCAATGAAAAACGTACGATATGCCCGTTGTAACAGCTGAATATTAAACCATTCTTTACGACATTTATATACAAATAGTAAAAACAATAAACTAAGAATTCCACATACGATGGTTACATAGAAA includes:
- a CDS encoding TetR/AcrR family transcriptional regulator; translated protein: MSKRNEILKAASAVIASQGLSNLTLDAVAKEAGVSKGGLLYHFPSKDALIEGMSRFAIDEFNQEVEKEQEQTKSFIQAYAQATLNDLDHPQSLNLDTSLLAAIGNNHDLLHPWQEQYEKWDKQIRNGGENVDLSLIIRFVCDGLWFSKMFGLQPVEKERQDRMMKYLFTLLEKESNV
- a CDS encoding amino acid permease; the protein is MEKGNQQLKRTLQARHIMMLALGGAIGAGLFKGSSAAIDIAGPAVIVAYLIGGIILLFIMQGLAEMAVKNPNARTFRDLVQPILGNFSAHFLDWIYWKMWVLNIAAEGIVAAMFIQYWFPSVPTWLLVLLIAILITLLNVFSVKLFAEAEYWMASVKIAVIVLFIIFGVLLLFVPFQGHEPTGFANLTAHDGFFPHGTKGLIAAMLVVVYSYGGTEMIGVTLAEAQNPEKVIPKAIRNTFVRIVGFYVLPFLIIVSLMPWDKVNESSQSPFVIVFDSIGIPYASDIMNAIILLAIFSSMNSGLYASSRVLFTQSEDGKVPKIFSKLSKKRVPFVAVITCTAALYLGVLISFVAGDQTFNYLMGSLSYTVLFIWFFITLAHLRSRSKGDVDVQKYHVKWFPYTTWFALICIIAIFFGILFTTSIIQTVITMCIYLVITLSYFYQDSPKKRRMNLASNK
- a CDS encoding DMT family transporter, encoding MISYFTLALAIVAEVFGSSMLKASNGFSRVLPIVGIAAGYAIAFYSLSIALKGLPLGMVYATWSGVGTILTVLTGILFFQETINQKGALGIFILLVGITLLNFTK
- a CDS encoding cation diffusion facilitator family transporter; the encoded protein is MTKSRESIAKKVAWISVWSNIVLTVGKMIIGYSSNSDAVFADGIHSAADVFASIIVLIVIRLANKPADDDHPYGHGKAEVIVSGIVGIILFLVAMYIVFEGVSGFFHPIESPTLMAMWVALFSYVAKILLYQYSLKTAKAQQSKAIEAIAFDHKADIIASIAAAMGVIVSIVGKQEKIHFLLYGDKVASIFVAFLIFRISWQMMNEAFQILMERNVAPDLLEEFTATIESFPEVKRIDLIRAREHGHYILVDVRISIDHFKTIKQGHDLGREIKKVLMAKNDHIQEVLIHLNPYFPE
- a CDS encoding Bax inhibitor-1/YccA family protein, with the translated sequence MEALHVQSRSLFQKVLVTFIISLLIATVGLYVGQYVPTAFMLPLAVVEIGMLIAAFWLRKKKMVGYAFVYVFTFISGITLYPTISYYLSQTGANIVLTAFGISAGTFIVFGFIGAKTKKDLSFLGSFLLVAVLALIVGSIIAMFSPMTSTGVLIFSMIGAVVFSLYILYDFNQMKQHGISEEAVPLLALNLYLDFINLFLYVLRILGVLNSDD
- a CDS encoding LTA synthase family protein encodes the protein MKNLLSRDQHVLNKHLGFFFLAVVLFWLKTYAAYRAEFNLGIDNDMQKFLLFMNPISSAILFFGFALFAKGRRSYIWMIILNLLMSILLYANVVYYRFFNDFITIPTLTQTKNFGDLGGSILELLSGYDPLYFLDTFILLALVVFKVAKPQPVRLSGRKITGVFLLGILFFSTNLALAESDRPQLLTRTFDRNYIVKYLGAYNYTIYDAIQSTKSSAQRALADSNDVTEVSNFTKATYAEPNKAYFGKAKGMNVIYVHLESFQNFLINYKLNGQEVTPFLNSLTKDQNTLYFDNFYHQTGQGKTSDAEFMLENSMFGLPQGSVFSTKGQNTLQAAPAILGQRGYTSAVFHGNYKTFWNRDEIYKSIGFDHFFDASYYDMNSKDVVNYGLKDKPFFKESIPMLESLKQPFYTKFITLSNHFPYPIEDSEATIGPATTGDGSVDRYFQTARYLDESVKDFFDYLKKSGLYDNSVIVLYGDHYGISENHNKAMSQILGKEITPLDNANLQKVPLYIRVPGMKGGIQHQYGGEIDVLPTLLHLLGIDTEDYIQFGTDLMSKEHSPVVPFRNGDYVSPTTASINDKYYNMQTGERIEANDETKRYSEIAQKRLNLSDKVVYGDLLRFYEPKGFKPVDRSKYNYNHDEDTTTSDKESEKEKTTSETDQK
- a CDS encoding amino acid permease; translated protein: MKKNENKLQTRHISMISIGGIIGAGLFVGSGSVINATGPGAILSYAIAGFLVVLLMRMLGEMAVTNPDSGSFSTYAKEAIGPWAGYTVGWLYWFFWVIVVAIEATAGAAIVHEWVPQLPIWLLSLILTFLLTLSNLVSVKSFGEFEYWFSMIKILAIIAFMGIGIAIICGIFPNVPSPGTSNLFGHGGFIPNGGTSVFIGVITVVFSYFGTEIAAIAAGEAKSPQKSLSIAINSVIWRILLFYIGSITVLVTLLPWNQGSLLKSPYVTMLKMANIPGAAEIMNVVILVAVLSCLNSALYTNSRMIHSLAKKGQAPRAFAKVNSRGVPIRAVWISTIASYICAIFSFVSPDKLFLFLINSSGAIGLIVYLSIAISHLRLRKNTPKKNLPAMKMWLFPYLNYFTIAAITIILISMAFIESLRSQIFLTLLVTGLVIFSYFFVRRTPVSTQHVPPPTVGEKITD
- a CDS encoding DMT family transporter, coding for MKGAFYLALAIVAETFGSTMLKYSNGFTILLPSIGVAIGYLISFISLSLALKSIPLSSAYATWSGVGTALTAILGVILFNEHMSLMKVLALMLVIVGIVILNTSQSTEKQKSI